Proteins from a genomic interval of Benincasa hispida cultivar B227 chromosome 7, ASM972705v1, whole genome shotgun sequence:
- the LOC120081189 gene encoding LIM domain-containing protein WLIM2b-like: MSFVGTQQKCKACEKTVYPVDQLSADGVAFHKSCFKCSHCKGTLKLSNYSSMEGVLYCKPHFEQLFKETGNFSKNFLSPAKSSEKPTPELTRSPSKAASMFSGTQEKCATCGKTAYPLEKVTVESQAYHKSCFKCSHGGCSLSPSNYAALDGILYCKHHFSQLFKEKGSYNHLIKSASMKRQAATSDLDPSKVES, encoded by the exons ATGTCGTTTGTTGGCACCCAACAGAAGTGCAAAGCTTGTGAGAAGACTGTGTACCCTGTAGATCAATTATCTGCTGATGGAGTTGCTTTCCACAAGTCATGTTTCAAATGTAGCCATTGCAAAGGAACTCTTAAG CTGAGTAATTATTCTTCAATGGAAGGTGTCCTGTACTGTAAGCCTCATTTTGAGCAGCTCTTCAAGGAAACTGGCAACTTCAGCAAGAACTTTCTATCTC CTGCAAAGTCCTCCGAGAAGCCAACTCCAGAGCTG ACTAGGTCACCGAGCAAAGCTGCCAGCATGTTTTCTGGGACACAAGAAAAATGTGCTACATGTGGAAAAACTGCATATCCACTGGAGAAG GTGACGGTTGAGAGTCAAGCCTATCACAAGTCATGTTTTAAATGCTCACACGGTGGCTGTTCTTTATCTCCATCAAACTATGCTGCACTTGATGGAATTTTGTACTGCAAACACCACTTCTCACAGCTTTTCAAGGAAAAGGGAAGCTATAACCATCTGATCAAATCTGCATCGATGAAGCGTCAAGCGGCGACTTCCGATCTGGACCCTTCAAAGGTTGAGTCATAA